Within bacterium, the genomic segment AAAATATTGAGCACCACCGCACTGGCAAGACCTGGTGCATCTACCCGATGTACGATTATGCACACTGCATCTCCGATTCGATCGAAGGGATCACCCACTCCATTTGCACCCTCGAGTTCGAGGACCACCGTCCACTTTATGACTGGTTCCTCGACCAACTCGGTATCTACCATCCACAGCAGATCGAATTTGCGCGTTTGAATCTCTCCTATACGGTGCTCAGCAAGCGCAAATTGCTGCAACTGGTGAGCGAAAAACATGTCAGCGGCTGGGATGATCCGCGCATGCCGACGATCGCCGGTATGCGCCGCCGGGGCTACACCCCGGAAGCCCTGCGCAATTTTGCCGAAATCATCGGAGTGGCCAAACGCGACAGCGTCGTCGATATCCAGCTCCTGGAACATTGCATTCGCGAGGATCTGAATCTCCGCGCTCCCCGCCGCATGGCGGTGCTGAATCCCGTCAAGGTCATCATCGACAATTATCCCGATGGGATGGTCGAAGAGCTGGAGGCCATCAATAATCCAGAGGATGCCTCCATGGGCACCCGCAAGGTCCCTTTCAGCCGCGAGATCTATATTGAGCGGGATGACTTCCGTGAGGATCCCCCGAAGCAGTTTCACCGGCTCTCACCCGGCGTTGAGGTCCGGCTTCGTTATGCCTATTTTATCACCTGCACCGGAGTGGAAAAAGATGCCCAGGGAATGGTCACCCTGCTGCATTGCAGTTATGATCCGGCTTCGCGGGGAGGCGGCACGCCGGATGGGCGCAAGGTGAAGGGGACCCTTCACTGGGTTTCCGCGGCGCACGCCTTGGATGCGACGGTGCGGTTGTACGACCACCTCTTCACCAAACCGGATCCGCAGGAGGTGGCCGAAGACGAGAGTTTTCTCGATTATCTTAACCCCCAGTCCCTCCAGGTGATTGAGCACTGCAAGCTGGAACCAGTGCTTGCGGGTGCACAGCCGGGCGAGAGGGTGCAATTCGAACGCAGCGGATATTTTATCGCCGACACCATGGACTCCAAACCCGGAGCGCCGGTTTTCAACCGGACTGTTTCGTTGCGGGATAGTTGGGCCAAAATCGAGAAAAAAATGGGCGGCTGAGTGCCCGGCGCCAGACACCGCCTCGCATCGCAGCGCCAAGCTGTATCCGTATCGTAAAAAATATATTTGAAATCTGGCAAAATATGCGTATATTAATCAATTAAAGTTGGGACAACCTACTGGGGAATCGTCCAATGGCAGGACACATGACTCTGGATCATGGTATCGGGGTTCGAATCCCTGTTCCCCAGCCCGAGGCGGAGGGTTAGACAATAACCCTCCGTTTTTTATTGCACCCTGATCATCCCACCGCTCCTTCCGCGACAACCCCCTCATTCTGGCATATTTATTGTACATTTCCAGGGTCAGCAGACGCTGACAGGGACGTAATCTTGCCAATTCCAATAAAATCAAATAACGAAATGGACGCAAAGCGCGACCATAAGGGCCTCCTGTTACACAAATGTCGTTTTCATGTTCCAATTTGTAACAAGAATCGGGAGTTATGAACTCGGGAAAGTGGTTACATGGGCTGGTAGCGCTCACCGCGGCCATACTGATCCTGGCGCAGCAGTCGCCTGTGCCGAAAGGGATGTCCCGCCAAGCGGAGATGGTCCCGCTTTCCCGGATCGACGTGGGGCCGCTCGCCCCAATCTCCATCAGTGAGTTCCTGCCCCCGCCGACGGTCCGGCGCGCCGCACTGCAACCCCGCACGCCGGTTTCATCATCGACCGCCAGCCCAATTTTACCGACGTCGCCGCCCATGAAGGCGGCAAAAGCAACGGCGGTTGTCTCTTCGAGTGCTGCTGGGCAAAAGAGTGAAGCGGGTCCCGAAGCCACGCCAGCGATTGCCGCGGATGCTCCTGCCGACGCGGAAAAAGCGATCGCGGATGCCCGGCCCTCTTCTCTCTCCGCCAACGAACGCCCCCGCGCCGTACGCGATGATAATCGTCTGAACGAGCGCATCCATCGCGATGTTGTCCTGCTCATCAAGAACTATATCGCCGGGCATGCCTCTAGAGAAGTGTCGGCGGTTGAGCCGATGCACCTCGCCAGCGCCGACCGGCTAGCCCTTCCTGAACCGAGCCTGGTAGCAGAGCAGAGTACCGGGGATCGCTGGAGGGCGGTCTTGGCGGCGGGTCCGGTCCGCGTTTTCGGCGCCGTACCGGGGATGAAAACCGCGGGATACAGCCTGGATGGCTTTCTGGATTTCAGGATTACCTCTGGCATAGCGCTCGGCGGCAGCATCGGATTGGACCGGATGCACAGCCGGGACGGTCGAGCGGATTTTTCGTTACTACAGGCCAGCGTGCAGGCGCGGCTTTTCTTCCATCCCCGGGCCAGGCTCACGCCCTTCGCTCAAGCGGGCATAGGCTATGGGCAATATCTGACAGGGAGGGCCGCGACGACTGGTGATGCTGCGGCGCTCGGTAAAAAAAGCGCTCCCGTTGCACATCTCGGCGCCGGAATTGAGTGCCCCCTCACCCGCCGCGCCGGCGCACAGCTCCTGGTGGACTATGAACGGCTGCAAAAGCGGGCTGCCGGGCTCAAACCGGAGAGTTCAGGGAAGGCTTCCTGGTCTTTCATGGCTGGAATCACCCTTTCCCTGAGCGGGCCGCGAACCATCACCCGGCCCACTGCAAACGGCCTGGCGGTCAATGCCGCGTCTCAAAAATAGCGGGAACATTCTGCGATTTTTTACGTTATTCTTCTAGGCGGCCTGCCCCTATCCCTCCATCGAATGCCGACCCCCCTAAGGCATTCCCCAATAAGGGCGGCCGCCTTTTTTTTATTTGAAAAATGCGGGATCTACCTATAGAGTAATCGAGTAAAAAATGCCGCGACTTCGCGATGGCCGGCGAGGATGCGCCCGTAGCTCAACTGGATAGAGCTTCTGACTTCGGATCAGATGGCTGGGGGTTCGAGTCCCTTCGGGCGCGCAAAAAAAAGAGCTCAACAGTGCTGAGCTCTTTTTTTTAGGGGGGGGAGGCTTCGCTCATACCCGGCGGTTGGCGATGAGCAGGGTTCCGGGATCGAGGCGTAGCTGCAGCCGGTCGCTCCCTTTTTCCTCATGATCCTTCAGCAGCTTGAGTTCAATATAGTCGCGGTGTGCAACCAGCAGGATGATCACCGAGAGGAGATTTTGAAAGGCGCTGATCGGCGCCGGAATGGCTTTTGGGTCCGTGATCTGAACGTCGGGGGGAAGGGTGGCCGAAAACCAGATTTCCGCCTCATGGTCGGAGGCCAATTGCTTCCAGAAGAGCAGATCGCTTTCGCTGGCCTTTTCGAAAGAAAAACCATCGACGATGATGATTTGCGGCTGGAAGGAGGAATCCCTGATCAGCCGGGCGACGCTGCTTTTGACCGCATCAAGGTTCAGCCCGCTGCGTTTGAAGTGGAGGATCAGGCGGTTGCGGATGATTTCTTCATAGATATCCATTGCATCGGCCAGCTTGTAGGCGCGGGCGATTTCATGATAGACCTGGGTGTACCAATGTTCGATATGCTGGGGATCGTCGGAAAAGGAGATATGGAGGGCTTTGTGGCCGCGCAACAGATTATCCGTTGCGAAGTGAACCAGGCAGGCGGTTTTGCCGACCCCCTTGCGGGCCACGAAGACGCCCAGATTGCCCTTACCCAGCCCGCCGCGGATCGATTTTTCCAGGATCCGGATCGGACTGCGCTTGATGATTTCTGCTTTGAGCATGACAGACCTCTGAAGTAAGGTGCGCTGCTTCAAATGGCCAAGCCATTGTAATATACGACAGACTAGACCAAAGATGCAACATCGTAATATCGGATTTGCGGACAAAAGTCAGTGCGACGAGCAACGCACAGTTACTTTTGTTTCTGTTTTTCCTGATAGGCCTTTTTCAACTCTTCGGCAATCGATTCGGGCACCTTGGCGTAGCGCTTGAATTCCATCGTGAACTCCGCCTTGCCCTGCGTGGCCGAGCGCAGCACCGTGGAGTAGCCGAACATCTCGCCCAGGGGTACTTCCGCTTCAACGGCGGTGAAGGTTTTATCCTCGGTGGCGCTGAGGATCATGCCGCGGCGCTGGTTAATGGTGCCGAGAACCGCTCCCTGAAACTCCGGTGGAGTCTCTACGGCTACGCGCATGATCGGTTCGAGAATGACCGGCTTGCAACGGCTGTAGGTTTCGCGGAAAGCGCTCGACGCCGCGGTCTGGAAGGCCATATCGGAGGAATCGACAGGGTGAAAGTTGCCGTCATTGAGGGTGACCCGGACCCCGACAATGGGAAAGCCCACCAGGGGGCCCTTCTCCAGGGCGGACTCGAAGCCCTTTTTGCAGGAGGGGATATACTCGGTCGGGATGACTCCGCCCTTGATGTCATCGATGAACTCAAAATTACCATCGTGGTAGGGCTCAATGATCCCGCAAACCCGTGCATACTGGCCGGCACCGCCGGTCTGCTTTTTATGGATGTAATCGAAGTCGGCTTTCTGCGAGATGCTCTCGCGATAGGCCACTTGCGGCGCGCCGGTCTCGAGGGAGACCGCATACTCGCGGCGCATCCGCTCCACATAGACATCGAGATGTAGCTCGCCCATGCCGCGGATAATGGTGTCTCCGGTCTCCGGATCGACAAAGGTCTTGAAGGTCGGATCCTCCTTGCTGAAGCGGTTCAGGGCCTTGGCCATGTTTTCACCGGACTTGTTGTCCAGGGGCTTGATCGACAGCGAGATTACTGGATTGGGCACATACATCGAGGTCATCGAATAGTTGATATCGGTGGAGCAAAAGGTGTCGCCAGAGGCGCAATCGATGCCGAAGAGGGCGACAATATCGCCGGCTTGCGCCTCGGTGATATCCTCCATCTCGTCGGCATGCATGCGGATGAGACGGCCGATGCGAACCTTTTTCTGTGAGCGGGTGTTGCGCAGTTCATCCCCTTTATGGATGCTCCCCTGGTAAATGCGAACGTAGGTGAGCTGCCCGAAGCGTGTATCATCGAGCTTGAAGGCCAGGAGCACTGCGGGCAGCTTGCTGTCAGGCTGGAGGACGATCTCGGTCTCCCCGGCATCGAGATCGAGGGCGCGGTTTTCGACCTCGGTCGGGGCGGGTAGAAAATTGACGATGCCGTCGAGCAGCAGTTGAATGCCCTTGTTCTTGAAAGCCGAACCGATGAAGACGGGGGTAAGTTCGAGGGCGAGGGTGCCCTGGCGGACCGCCTGATAGATCAATTCCTCGGTGACTTGGTCCGCGAGGTAGGCCTCCGCTAGTTCGTCGCTATATAGCGAGACGCGGTCGATGAGGAGATCGCGTTTTTCCAGGGCCTTGTCGCGCAGGGCCGCGGGGATCTCCTCTTCACGGAGGATCTCGCCATTGTTGCCATCAAAGTAAATCGCCTTGAAGCGGATCAGATCAATGATGCCCTCAAAATTGGCCTCGAGGCCGATCGGGTACTGGAGCATGACGGCATTGTGGCCGAGTTTGTCGCGGAGTTGTTCGGTCACCCGTTCCGGGTCAGCGCCCATGCGGTCGCATTTGTTGATGAAAGCCAGACGCGGGACCTTGTAACGGGTCATCTGCCGATCGACGGTCAGGGTCTGGGATTGGACGCCGCCGACGGCGCATAGGACCAGCACGGCGCCGTCGAGGACGCGCAGGGAGCGTTCCACCTCGATGGTGAAATCGACATGTCCGGGGGTGTCGATAATGTTGATCGCATGCTTGCCCCAGGTTACGTTGGTCGAGGCGGAGGAGATGGTGATGCCGCGCTCGCGTTCCAGCTCCATCGAATCCATAGTGGCGCCGACGCCATCCTTGCCGCGGACCTCGTGGATGGCATGGATTTTTTGGGTGTAATAGAGGATTCGTTCGGTCAGGGTCGTCTTGCCGGAGTCGATGTGGGCGCTGATGCCGATGTTGCGCATTTTTTGCAGATCAATAGCCATAGTGAACTCGGAGTTAATGAGGCAATTCGTGAAAAATAAAGATATAAAGTTACGAATTCTTTGCCAATTTCCCAATAAAAAAATAGCCATTTGCCTAAAAATGCTGCAGGGTGTCTGATGGGAAATCCTGCCCCACCGGTATGTCGGCAACGGCGGGGCAGGCGGCAGTCTCAGCGCTCGGGGAAGGGGGGCACCGGCGGTACGGTATTTTTCCAGGTTTTCAGTTCTTCCTGGATCAATTCGATGGCTTTGTCAAGCTGCTGGTCGATGCCCTCGTATTCAAGGGCGGGATCATTATCCACCTCGACATCCGGTTCCACCCCGGTTCCCTCGATGATCCAGCTGCTGCCATCCAGACCGAAGCGGGAAAATTCGGGTTTGTTCAGTGAACCGCCATCGAGGAAGGGCAGCGAGCCGCGAATACCGACCACGCCACCCCAGGTGCGTTTGCCCACCAGCTTGCCGATCTTGAGCTGTTTGAACTGGTAGGGGAAAAGGTCGCCATCGGAAGCCGAGAACTCGTCAATCAGGCAGATCTTGGGTCCCCACTGCATGCCACCCGGAGCAGGCGTCGCTATGGTGTTGCGGGCAAAGGTGAACATGGTGATTTCGCGGCGCAGCCGCTCGATGATCATGGGAGAGACATTGCCGCCACCATTGCCGCGATCGTCGATGATCAGGGCTTTTTTCTGCAGCTGAGGGTAATAGTATTTGACAAATTCGTTAAGCCCATGGGTGCCCATATCGGGTATATGGATATAACCCACTGTGCCGCCCGTGGCCTTGTCGACTTTGGCGATGTTGTTCTGCACCCAGTCGTAATAGTAGAGCTCGGCCTCGCTGTCGATGGGGACGACGGTTACCTCGCGGCTGCCGGTAGCAGTGGGAGTTTTGTTGAGTCTCAGCACCACTTGTTTGCCGGCTTTGTTGACCAGAGCCGCATAGAGGTTGGGCATCGCGGCGGTCGGCTGGCCGTCGATGGCTAGGATATAATCGCCGGGGGCCGCATTGACCCCGATTTCGGCGAGTGGGGAGCGATCCTTGGTCTGCCAGTTTTCGCCTTTGAGGATCCGGTCGATTCGGAAATACCCGCTGGCGACCTCCTTGCTGATCTGAGCCCCGAGCAGTCCCAGCTTGATCCGTTTCGTCTTGGGCAGATCGCCGCCGCCGACATAGGTGTGGCCGGCGTTGAGCTCGCCGATCATCTCGCCGATCAGATAGGTCAGGTCGGCGCGGTGTTCGACATAGTCAACCAACGCGCCGTATTTTTCTTTAACACCGTCCCAATCCACTCCGTGCATATTGGGTGCGTAGAAAAAATCGCGCATCTGGCGCCAACTCTCGGTAAAGATCTGCCGCCACTCCGCCTTTCGGTCCAGGGCCACCTCCATGCCGGTGAGGTCGAGCTTGTCTTTGATTTCGATCTTCGCCGTCGGCAGGTCGATCAGGGCATAGGCGGAACCCTGTTTGACGAGCATCTTTTTCTGATTAGCCGAGATTTCATACCCGTCGATTTGACCCAGTTCAGTCTCTTTCTGTTCCTTCAGATCATACATCAAGAGCAAGGGCTTTTCGTCCTTGCTGCTACGGCGGATGTAATAGAGTTTTTGTTCGACAGCGGAGAGATGGCCGTACTGCGCCGGTGTGACGGGCAGGCCGACGATCCGTTGCGCCAAACCGTCGAGATCGATCTTGAGCGGTGTGACGACGACGGCCGATTCCTTTTTGCCGCTCTCCGGGGCCTTGGTTGCGGCCCCCGACGGCTTCTTGACCTGAACTTCATCACTTTTGGGCTTGAACGGGGAGGGGGTCTCCTTGTTCAGGGTTAAAAGGTAGATGCGGGAGAGGTCGCGATAGATATGATTCCACTCGGTCTGGCTGTAGAGCGGATTGAAGTCGCGGTTTGAAACGAAATAGAGAAATAGCCCGTCGCTACTGAAAGCCGGACTGGAGCAGTCGAACCAGCCATCGGTGACAGCGGTGGTGCTCCTGGTATCCAGGGAGTAGAGGTAGAGCCGCGACATCATTTGCTCTTCGTCCTTCACATAGGCGATCCACTTGCTGCTGGGCGACCAGACATAGTCGGTGAACTCGAAGGTGCGGGCCGTATCGATCGGAGTGACCGTCAGCGATTCGATATCGACGTATTGCAGGCGCAGTCTTTTGTCCGCCCAGAGCAGTTTGCGGCTGTCGGGCGACCAGCTCAGCCGATATTTATAGACGTCGCCGTTGCGGGTGATCTGCCGGGGTTCCCCCTTCCCGTCCTGGGGGAAGAGCCAGATTTCGTCCTCCCCAGTGCGGTCGGAGATCGCGGCGATCCATTGGCCGTCGGGCGACCAGATGCTGTTGCGTTCGTGAATACCGGGAGTCCGGGAGAGGTTGCGGATTTCGCCGTACTTGGCGGGAACGGTGAAGAGATCGCCGCGGGCGCCAAAAAGGGCGCGTTGGCCATCGGGTGCGATCTCGTAGTTGGCAATTGCGGTGCTGACATCGGCGATCCCGGAGCGGCTAGCGGCCAGATCCTCGGCGATGGTCACCGGGATCTCGTGCAGGCTCTCATTGGCGAGATCGAAACGGAAGAGGGCGCCGCCCTTTTCGAAAACGATCGCTTGGTCGCCGAGAGAGGGGAATTTGATGTCATAATCGGTGAAGCGGGTGAGCTGGCGCAGTCCGCTGCCGTCCGGCCTACAAACATAGAGGTTCATCCGTTTGTTCTCATCGCGGTCGGAGAGAAAAAAGATCCGGTCGCGCCACCACATGGGAAAGAGGTCCGAAGCGGGATTTTGGGTGAGGTTGCGGGTCCTTTTGCTAGTGCGGTTATAGATCCAGATATCGTCGGTCATGCCGCCGCGGTAGCGCTTCCAGGTGCGGAATTCACGGAAGATGCGGTTGTAGGCAAACTGACTGCCGTCCGGGGAAAAGGAACCAAAGCCTCCACGCGGCAAAGGGAGTTGTTCGGGCATGCCGCCCTCTCGGGGAACGAGGAAGAGCTTTCCCTTGAAGTCGTTGAATTCATACATGCGTGAGCGGAACAGGATCTGCCGGCCGTCCGCGCTCCAGCCCATTACGATGGAGTTGGGGCCCATGCGGTCGGAAACATCGTCGCGATCGAGGGTCGCGGTATAGGTGAGGCGCTGCGGCACCCCGCCCTCGGCGGGCATCAGGTAGACCTCGGTGTTGCCATCGTATTGTCCGGTGAAGGCGATCTGCCGGCCATCGGGGGAAAAGCGAGCGAACATTTCGTAGCCCATGTCGCTGGTCAAGGGGCGGGCGATACCCCCCTGAGCCGATACGGTGTAGAGGTTGCCGGCATAGCTGAAGACGACTTGTTCTCCATGGATGGCGGGAAAACGGAGCAGCAGGGTGGAGGCCATGCCCGTCGCGGCTTTGAGCAGTAGAACGAGGAGCAGGAACGGCAGGGTGTGTCGTTTCATAAGGATCCTTTCAGTTTCGGAATGAAGCTTAAGCGGCGGGGATCGGGAGCGGTGTTGAGGATTAGGCAAATAAAAACCCTGCAGCAGGTTGTGGCGGCAGGGTTATCGTACTCCCGGCTATTCTATTCGTTTGCGGCTGCGATGCGACAGCAGGCCGAAGACGGCATCGAAACCACGTTTGATGCCCTGGCCCACCTGAGATATCTTGACGGCGGGCAGGGCCAGTTTTTGCAGCAGATGTTGCTCGAAATCCTTGACGTTGCGCGAGAGTTGACGGACATTGTCCACACTCTCCTCGATCATGAGGGTCTGGCGCTGCACGGATTCAAGGACGCGCGCTGTCTTTTGGGTGATGATTGTTAGATCGTGACTGATGGGCGCGATATGCGGCCGGATAGTCTCGGTCAACCGCTGGATGGATTTGATCAGGCGGATGACGTAGAACAAGGTCACGATCAGGGCCACCCAGGTCAGCACCATAACAGCGGCGATGACGACCACACTGTATTCCAGCATCACAGGGGCTCTCCTTACGCGTTAGGGCTTACTTTTTTTCGAACTCCTTGCGCGCGGCCTGGACGCCTGCCGTCACGGCCTTTTCAGCCTTTACTTTTTTTTTTGCGACTTCTTCCTTGGTGTCGTAAAAGTATTCCTTGGCGCTTTCGCTCAGCTCATCCACTTTATGGCCGGCACTGGTGAGGAGTTCCTCGGCTTTGCTCCGGGCGCTAGCGAGTTGCTCGGTGGCTTCTTCACGGAGAGCCTGAGCCTTGTCGACCGCTTCGGTGATGATCGCAGAGGCGCGGGCGCGGGCATCGTTATACAGGCGTTTGGAGCCCTCAACCGCTTCCTCGCTCTTGCGGCGGATATCTCCACGCAGCTCTTTGCCCGACTTGGGGGCGAACAGCAGCGCGGCGATCGCACCCAGAGTGCCGCCGATCAGCAATCCCTTGAAGAAACTGTCGCGATCGAATCCATTCTCAGACATGGTCATTTCCTCCTGATAAGATGATGATAATCGTTTGATGGGATCTCTTTATATAACAATATGGCTGGTTAATTGTTCCCCCGGGCGTGATAAAATCGGGGAATTGCATCCTCCCCCTTTTATACAATTAGTGAAATAATATCAAAAAGTCAAGGCCCTTTTTGCCGGTATGGCCACCCAGCCGGCGGCAGCGCGTATAATTTCCATTACGATGACGAGACTCGAAGGTTACGGCAAAATCCTTGCTTTTCTCCCTTTTGGCTGATATATTACAGGCTGTTGGCCCTTTTACCTGGCAGGAATCTCTTTTCAGGAAAGACGTCGTGGACGAGCAGCATTTTTTTACCCTCATCGCCGAGGAATTGAGCCTGCGCTGGAGCCAGGTCAAGAACACGGTGGATCTGCTGGATGCGGAAAATACCGTCCCCTTTATAGCACGCTACCGTAAGGAGGTCACCGGCAGCCTCGACGAGGAGCAAATCCGCGCTATACAGGAGCGCATCCGCTATCTCCGCAACCTCGAGGAGCGCCGGCAAGCCATTCTCAAGAGCATTGAGGAACAGGGCAAACTGACGCCCGAGCTGGAAGAACGCATCCATGCCGCGGCCAGGCTGCAGGAGTTGGAAGACCTCTATCTGCCCTACAAACCGAAACGACGCACTCGGGCGACGATGGCACGGGAGAAGGGGCTGGAACCGCTGGCGCAGCTCATCCTTGCCCAGGAGATCCTTAGTGGCGATCCACTGGTCTATGCCCAGGCTTATGTCGATGCCGAAAAAGGGGTGGAGAGCCCGGAGGAGGCCCTGGCGGGTGCGCGCGATATCTGCGCGGAGACGGTCGCCGAGGAGGCCCGGATTCGCCAGACCATCCGCGAGTTGACCCTGGCCCGGGGATTTCTCACCTCCGCGGCCCGCGACCCGGAGAACTGCCAGGAGTATGAGATCTACAAGCAGTTCTCCGAGCCGGTTCGAACCATCCCGCCACACCGCATCCTCGCCATCAACCGCGGCGAGCGCGAAAACTTTCTTCGGGTGGAGGTTGAGGCCCCGGAAGCGGAGTTGGTGCTTGCAATCGAAGCGGCCTGCATTACCCAGCCTCGCAGCATCTTCACCGGCGAGCTGCGCCAGGCCATCGCCGACGCCTACCACCGTCTCCTCGCTCCGGCGATCGAACGCGAAATCCGCGCCCAGCTCTCCGATAAGGCCGACGATCATGCCATCAACATCTTCGCACAGAACCTGCGCGCTTTGCTGATGCAGCCGCCGCTGCGTGGTCGCATCATCCTCGGTATTGACCCTGGCTTCCGCACCGGCTGCAAAATTGCCGCCATCGATCAGACCGGCAAATATCTCGAAGGCACTACCATCTATCCGCACGAGCCGCAGCGGCGCTGGGAGGAGGCCAAGGAGACAATCTTTGAATTTATCGAGGATTACAGGATCGATATCATCGCCATCGGCAATGGCACGGCCAGCCGCGAGACCGAAAAGTTGGCCGCCGAGGTGATCGCGGCGTGCAGCCGACCGGTCCAGTATGTCATCGTCAACGAGGCCGGCGCCTCGGTCTACTCCGCCTCCCCGGTGGCCAAAAAGGAGTTTCCGGAACTCGAGGCCTCCCTCCGCGGCAACATTTCGATCGCCCGCCGCTTGCTCGATCCCCTCTCCGAACTAGTCAAGATTGATCCCAAATCGATCGGCGTTGGACTATACCAGCACGACGTCGACCAGATACGCCTGGCTGAATCCCTGGACCAGGTGGTTGAATCCTGCGTCAATAATGTGGGCGTCGACCTCAACACCGCCTCGGCTTCGCTACTGCAATACGTCTCCGGGATCAACAGTCGGGTTGCGGAGAACATCGTCAAATACCGCGAAGAGAAGGGCCGGTTCGACAGCCGCGACGAACTCAAGGCAGTCAAAGGCGTGGGCGAGAATGCATTTATCCAGGCGGCCGGTTTTCTGCGTCTGCCCGAAAGTGAGCACTTTTTCGACCGCACCGCGGTCCATCCCGAGTCTTATGGCGCCGCCGAAAAGCTCCTACAGGAGCTGGGCCTCACCATCGCTCAGGTCCAGGAGAACGGCAAACTGGTGAGCCGGCAGCTCAAGAAGAGCCGCCGGCCGCTGGCGGAGCTCGCGCAACGCTGCGGCTGCGGTCAGGAGACGCTGCTGGACATCATCGCCAGCTTGGAAAAGCCAAACCGCGATCCGCGTGATGAGATGCCCAAGCCGATTCTGCGCAGCGATGTACTCAGCATGGAGGATCTGAGCGAAGGGATGGTGCTCAAGGGCACGGTGCGCAATGTGGTCGATTTCGGGGCCTTCGTCGATATCGGGGTCAAGGAGGATGGCCTGGTTCATCTCAGCCGCATGGCAAAAAAGTTCATCAAGCATCCTTTGGATGTCGTCAAAGTGGGCGATGTCATCGAAGTTAAGGTCATCTCCATCGACCGCGAACGGCACCGCATCGGATTGAGTATGGTGCTGGATTGAGCGGGGACGCGATGCCGGGCGACGAGGTCCAGCCGTTGCGGGTATGCATTTTTACCAGCGTGCACCGGCCCTATGACGTCCGGATCTTCCACCGGGAGGCGCAGACGCTAGCCGAGGCGGGCTACGAGGTCACCCTCCTGGTGCATGCCCCCTTCACCACCGCGGAACGGGACGGTGTGCGCCTCATCGGAATGACCCCACCGGCGAACCGCCGCCAGCGTCTCTCCTCTCTCTGGCGTTTTTTTTGGGCCGCGTTGCGCCAAAAGGCCCAAGTCTATCATTTTCATGATCTTGAGCTGCTGCCCGCGGGGTGGCTTCTGAAACGGTGGACGCGCGCGGCGGTTATCTATGACTGTCATGAGAACTATCCCGAAGCGGTCCGCGAGCGGGCCTGGCTGC encodes:
- a CDS encoding YtxH domain-containing protein, whose amino-acid sequence is MSENGFDRDSFFKGLLIGGTLGAIAALLFAPKSGKELRGDIRRKSEEAVEGSKRLYNDARARASAIITEAVDKAQALREEATEQLASARSKAEELLTSAGHKVDELSESAKEYFYDTKEEVAKKKVKAEKAVTAGVQAARKEFEKK
- a CDS encoding Tex family protein translates to MDEQHFFTLIAEELSLRWSQVKNTVDLLDAENTVPFIARYRKEVTGSLDEEQIRAIQERIRYLRNLEERRQAILKSIEEQGKLTPELEERIHAAARLQELEDLYLPYKPKRRTRATMAREKGLEPLAQLILAQEILSGDPLVYAQAYVDAEKGVESPEEALAGARDICAETVAEEARIRQTIRELTLARGFLTSAARDPENCQEYEIYKQFSEPVRTIPPHRILAINRGERENFLRVEVEAPEAELVLAIEAACITQPRSIFTGELRQAIADAYHRLLAPAIEREIRAQLSDKADDHAINIFAQNLRALLMQPPLRGRIILGIDPGFRTGCKIAAIDQTGKYLEGTTIYPHEPQRRWEEAKETIFEFIEDYRIDIIAIGNGTASRETEKLAAEVIAACSRPVQYVIVNEAGASVYSASPVAKKEFPELEASLRGNISIARRLLDPLSELVKIDPKSIGVGLYQHDVDQIRLAESLDQVVESCVNNVGVDLNTASASLLQYVSGINSRVAENIVKYREEKGRFDSRDELKAVKGVGENAFIQAAGFLRLPESEHFFDRTAVHPESYGAAEKLLQELGLTIAQVQENGKLVSRQLKKSRRPLAELAQRCGCGQETLLDIIASLEKPNRDPRDEMPKPILRSDVLSMEDLSEGMVLKGTVRNVVDFGAFVDIGVKEDGLVHLSRMAKKFIKHPLDVVKVGDVIEVKVISIDRERHRIGLSMVLD